ATACATACACTCATCAGCTGGTGCGAGAGTGGCAGTCGCCAAAGCCTGAGTCTCACCACGGGCGAAAATCGAAGATCCGTGCACACGTGGAAGCGCTCCTGCCTCAGAGTAAAGTGGGCGGAGTGTATTGATATCACGGCCATCAGCGCGGACGCCTTTTTCCATGATCGCGATACGGAACGCCTTCTTCTGAATGTATTCAAAGCACTGTTCGATTTCGAACTCGGAAACGGTAGGAACGCGTTCCTTAAGCGTAGCTTCGACTTCGTCGCGGAGAGCTCCGACTTTCTTACCACGCTCAACCTTGTTAGGAGCGTAGATAGCGTCTTCGATGCGATCACCTGCTACTTCGTAAGCAATCTCAAGGAGGTCTTCCTTGGCAACCGTGACGGTGTAGTCACGCTTTGGCTTGCCAATTTTAGCAGCAAGCTCCTCGATAGCGTTCACGATGACCATGACGTTCTCTTGAGCAAAGTGGAGCGCCTTAACAAACTCAGCTTCTGGAAGCTCGTTGGCAGCACCTTCGATCATGATAACCTCGGTCTTGTTCCCCACGTAAACGAGGTCAAGATCGCTGTCTTCACGCTGTTCAAAAGTTGGGTTCACGATGAACTCTCCATCGACACGACCAACACGCACAGCACCGATTGGACCGGCGAATGGGATGTCAGAGATCGCGAGAGCGGCAGAGGCACCGTTCATGCTGAGGATGTCAGCGTCATTCTCACCGTCAGCGGCAAGCATGAGAGCGATGATTTGAGTGTCGTAAAGGTAACCTTTGGGGAAAAGCGGACGCAGTGGACGGTCTGTCATGCGGCAGGTAAGAACCTCCTTTTCGGTAGGACGGCCTTCGCGCTTGAAGTAGCCACCAGGGAAAGTGCCCGCTGCAGCAGCGCGCTCTTTATATTCAACAGACAGGGGGAACCATGTCTGACCTTCGCGGATTTTTGATTGTGAAACAGCGGTTACGAGAACAACAGTTTCGCCGGATGTAATTTCTACAGCGCCGTCGGCCAACTTGGCCAATTTACCCGTTTCAATCGTGATCGGGTTCGACCCCACAGGGATCGTGATGGTTTCAATATTCATTTCCATTATCTTATTTCTTTCTTCTTGGTTTGTTATCCCGCTTACACCGAATGTGCGCACAGGATGACGTCTCTATGTTTTGTTTCGATCAATGCCTCTGGCGCTATCCATGATAGTTCCAGGAAAGGGGTTAGCGAGAAATACACTCGTAGAAATTTTTCAAAGGCAATGCCGAATCCCCATAGGATGGACGAGACAATAATTCCGATCCAAAGGGGGCATAAGCAAAACGGCCACGGAGACCCGTGACCGTTTGCAAAAATTTGAATTAGCGGCGAAGTCCAAGGCCCTTAATGAGCTTTTGGTAACGCTCTTCGGATTGCCCTTTGAGGTAATCGAGAAGTTTACGGCGCTGAGCCACCATTGTGAGAAGTCCACGACGGCTGGCGAAGTCTTTTTTATGCTCACCCATGTGCTCGGTGAGATGCTTGATGCGCTTAGTAAGAAGCGCAATTTGGTAATCGGCGCTACCAGTGTCCTTGTCGTGTTGTTGGTAGTCTTTCGGGTTGATTTCAGTTTCTGTACTCATGGTATTAGTTCTGTTCCAGACCAGCTCCTTGCCAGTCGGCCCTTGTGCGGGAGGCGGCAATAAAACAGAAAACTGCAAAATTGCAAGAGATAAGCATGCTTATTTTACCCTGAATATATGCTTTGAGAGACACTGAGCAGACGTGTAAAAAGCCTCTATAAGTCATTCATTTGGATAACGCTCATAGCATATCTGAAAAGACTCGGCAGCCATGCTAAACCAACGCCGGGCCAAGGTCTCATCACCACGTTTTCGTTCCTGCATGGCTAATTTAAGTTCAGCCAACCCTTTTTTGTAATAGATTTCGCCAAACTTGGATCCCATCACTACCCTGCCTCGTTGACCGTAAACATCCACCACATGTTCCAGCGTTCTCTGACAGCTCCGGTAGTCTTTATCCACCCATGCCTGATTCGCCCGCTGAACATAGCTCGATAAATTCTCTGCCGAGATAGAACTCGCTCCGAATAAAAGGGCGATCAATAAGGTAAAAAGGTAAGCTTGCATAGCTACACAACTGCTACAGCGCTCAGCATCTTAGGTTTTTCCGCCCCTCCCTTTCTTGGCTCAAAGGGCACAAAAAAA
This genomic stretch from Oceaniferula marina harbors:
- a CDS encoding polyribonucleotide nucleotidyltransferase, with protein sequence MNIETITIPVGSNPITIETGKLAKLADGAVEITSGETVVLVTAVSQSKIREGQTWFPLSVEYKERAAAAGTFPGGYFKREGRPTEKEVLTCRMTDRPLRPLFPKGYLYDTQIIALMLAADGENDADILSMNGASAALAISDIPFAGPIGAVRVGRVDGEFIVNPTFEQREDSDLDLVYVGNKTEVIMIEGAANELPEAEFVKALHFAQENVMVIVNAIEELAAKIGKPKRDYTVTVAKEDLLEIAYEVAGDRIEDAIYAPNKVERGKKVGALRDEVEATLKERVPTVSEFEIEQCFEYIQKKAFRIAIMEKGVRADGRDINTLRPLYSEAGALPRVHGSSIFARGETQALATATLAPADECMYYDNYAGGADSKRFFLHYSFPPFSVGEAGRFGGMNRREIGHGALAERSIEPVIPSVEDFPYAMRVTSEVLESNGSSSMATVCSGTMALLDAGVPLIRPVGAIAVGLVTEMDENDNIKEYKTLLDIIGSEDFYGDMDFKVCGTSEGVTGYQLDLKLPGIPLSILEEALVKATDARGIVLKKMEDTIAGPADLSEHAPRIESTKIDPERIGELIGPGGKNIKGIQAESGADINIEDDGTVHVYASKKESLDRAMEMIEQMFAECEVGKTYTGPIVSTTNFGAFMQVLPGKDGLIHISELAEGRVEKTEDVVKKGDTVTAKCIGVDDRGRVKMSIRAAAREAKQQEAAAASDSAE
- the rpsO gene encoding 30S ribosomal protein S15, whose translation is MSTETEINPKDYQQHDKDTGSADYQIALLTKRIKHLTEHMGEHKKDFASRRGLLTMVAQRRKLLDYLKGQSEERYQKLIKGLGLRR